Proteins co-encoded in one Rhopalosiphum maidis isolate BTI-1 chromosome 2, ASM367621v3, whole genome shotgun sequence genomic window:
- the LOC113555115 gene encoding 2-oxoisovalerate dehydrogenase subunit beta, mitochondrial-like yields the protein MHTVINKYSLVCNATKNILCGCLKRHSSHFVYHPERISEELGKTSKKNMYQAINSAMDLVLSKDSNSVVFGEDVGFGGVFRCTSGLRERYGEDRVFNTPLCEQGIVGFGIGLAVAGTTAIAEIQFADYMFPALDQLVNEAAKYRYRSGNLFDCGKLTVRTPCSAVGHGALYHSQSPESFYAHAPGLKIVMPRSALTAKGLLLSCIRDPNPCIFFEPKIMYRLAVDDVPDDDYELPLGKADVLIEGKDITLIGWGTQVHVLLEVAEIANKDFGISCEVIDLVTILPWDKQTVANSVKKTGRAIVSHEAPLTGGFGAEISASIQEECFLHLESPIRRVTGYDTPFPHVFEQFYLPNKWKCLQTIKELVNY from the exons ATGCAcactgttattaataaatattctttagtCTGCAATgctaccaaaaatatattgtgcgGCTGTCTCAAACGGCATTCGTCTCATTTCGTATATCACCCTGAACGGATTTCCGAAGAACTCG GTAAAACTAGTAAAAAGAATATGTATCAGGCAATCAATAGTGCCATGGATTTGGTACTTAGCAAAGATTCAAACAgcg ttgtatttgGCGAAGACGTAGGATTTGGTGGTGTATTTAGATGTACTAGTGGCCTGCGTGAACGATATGGCGAGGACCGCGTTTTTAATACACCACTCTGCGAACAAGGTATTGTTGGTTTTGGAATTGGTCTTGCTGTAGCTGGAACCACAGCAATTGCAGAAATTCAATTTGCAGATTACATGTTTCCTGCATTAGACCAA ttagtgaACGAAGCAGCAAAATATCGGTACCGTTCTGGTAATTTATTTGACTGTGGTAAATTAACTGTGCGTACTCCTTGTTCTGCTGTTGGTCATGGAGCACTTTATCATTCACAGAGTCCTGAAAGTTTTTATGCTCATGCACCTGGacttaaa ATTGTTATGCCTCGCAGTGCACTAACAGCAAAAGGGTTACTTCTATCTTGTATACGAGATCCAAATCCGTGCATATTTTTTGAGCCTAAAATCATGTATAGATTAGCAGTTGACGATGTGCCTGATGATGATTATGAACTTCCATTAGGAAAAGCTGATGTGTTGATTGAGGGTAAAGACATAACATTAATTGGTTGGGGTACTCAAGTTCATGTATTGCTTGAAGTCGCAGAAATAGCTAATAAAGATTTTGGAATTTCTTGTGAAGTAATTGATCTGGTGACCATTCTACCTTGGGATAAACAAACCGTGGCTAAT tCTGTGAAAAAAACTGGCCGAGCTATAGTATCTCATGAAGCTCCCTTAACTGGTGGTTTTGGTGCTGAGATATCTGCTTCAAtacaa gaAGAATGTTTTCTCCATTTAGAGTCTCCAATACGACGTGTGACAGGTTATGATACCCCATTTCCTCATGTTTTTGAACAGTTTTACTTACCAAACAAATGGAAATGCTTACAAACCATCAAagaattagttaattattaa
- the LOC113555114 gene encoding U3 small nucleolar RNA-interacting protein 2-like, producing the protein MSFFIRKNVSKRKKPPVRITNNNIKKKKTQNQADDEISSDSSESDHDDQQPYSSESDGEKYITASEKKVQLAKKFLSEIEEEERRRLEDEDDDQQLNKNVLKRLKDDVLDQKGQLKTKLADSLSTSTDIVELRNRNHVKAITCTVISSNDKYAYSCSKDSSIIQWDLETCKVHKSLSYNRKKPQYNPTHHNYPVLSLAVSDNYLASGDNSGLIVVRNPITLDYIGSLTGHKDGVTGLKICNESNQLFSCSKDKSVKVWNLVDMCYVETLFGHQNEVTNMDMLQKDRLVTAGGLENIVRVWKIQDETQLIFNGTGGSIDTVQKIDSAHFVTGSDNGSVSIWGTLKKKPLCNVENAHGINNTNGQPNWVSAVGALENSDLVVSGSNNGIIKFWRCSNNFKSLLPLFNVPIKGFINGLVFTNDGSRLIVVTGNEHRFGRWHNVTGVKNSLYVIKLNFIKK; encoded by the coding sequence atgtcGTTTTTCATTCGTAAAAATGTTTCGAAACGCAAAAAACCGCCGGTGCGCATCACTAACAACaacattaagaaaaaaaagactCAAAATCAAGCCGACGACGAGATTTCGTCCGATTCCAGCGAGTCAGACCACGATGACCAACAACCATACTCGTCCGAATCGGATGGTGAAAAGTATATTACAGCGAGTGAGAAAAAAGTTCAACTCGCCAAAAAGTTTTTGAGTGAGATTGAGGAGGAAGAGCGTCGGCGTTTAGAGGATGAAGACGATGATCAACAATTGAACAAAAATGTTCTAAAACGTTTAAAAGACGACGTCCTCGATCAGAAAGggcaattaaaaacaaaattggctGACAGTTTGTCGACTTCAACTGACATTGTTGAGTTGCGAAACAGAAACCACGTCAAGGCTATTACTTGCACTGTTATATCATCTAATGATAAGTATGCATATTCCTGTTCAAAAGATTCTTCCATAATACAATGGGACTTAGAAACCTGTAAAGTACACAAATCTCTGAGTTATAATCGCAAAAAACCTCAATATAATCCTACACACCACAATTATCCAGTCTTATCTCTTGCCGTTTCAGATAATTATTTAGCGTCTGGAGACAATTCAGGTCTTATTGTGGTCCGAAATCCAATCACATTAGACTATATTGGATCGTTGACAGGCCACAAAGATGGTGTTACTggtttgaaaatttgtaatgAATCAAACCAACTGTTCAGTTGCTCAAAAGATAAAAGTGTCAAAGTTTGGAATCTTGTTGATATGTGTTATGTAGAAACACTTTTTGGCCATCAGAATGAAGTTACCAACATGGACATGTTACAAAAGGATCGTTTAGTTACAGCTGGAGGCTTGGAGAATATTGTTAGAGTATGGAAGATACAGGATGAAACACAGTTGATATTCAATGGTACAGGTGGTTCAATAGATACTGTTCAAAAAATTGATAGTGCCCATTTTGTCACTGGTAGCGATAATGGAAGCGTCAGTATTTGGggaacattgaaaaaaaaaccgttgtGTAATGTTGAAAACGCACATGGAATTAACAATACTAATGGTCAACCCAACTGGGTATCTGCAGTTGGAGCTTTAGAGAATTCAGACCTGGTAGTGTCTGGAAGCAACAATGGAATTATCAAGTTTTGGAGGTGTTCAAATAACTTTAAGtcattattaccattattcaATGTTCCTATCAAAGGTTTTATAAATGGACTAGTATTCACTAATGATGGTAGTCGATTGATTGTGGTTACTGGCAATGAACATAGATTTGGCAGATGGCACAATGTAACTGGTGTCAAAAACAGCttgtatgtaattaaattaaactttattaaaaaataa